Genomic DNA from Gimesia aquarii:
CATCCGATTTTGTCCGCCCCGGTCATATTCACCCTTTACTTGCCAAGCAGGGTGGCATCCTTCGTCGCGCCGGTCATACGGAAGCCACAGGTGACTTACTACAAATGGCCGGGCTAAAGCCTGTAGGTGTGCTCATCGAAATTCTCAGTCAGAAAGGATTCGGAATGGCTGACGCCGACGAACTCCGAGAAATTTCTGATCAGTTTGATATTCCCATCATTTCGACAGCCGAGGTTATTCGCCATCGATACATTAGTGAAAAACTGGTGCACCGTGAAGTAGAAGTCCCTATCAAAACAAAAAAGTATGGCACAGTTCAAGTAATTGGTTATTCGGTGGAACATGAGAGTCAACAACCTGTAGCATTAGTCTGGGGTAATCTTTCAGCAACTGAAGCTCCTCTGGTCCGGATGCATTCTTCATGTTTTACAGGTGACTTGCTCGATTCTTTGCGCTGTGATTGTGGAGATCAATTGCATATGGCAATGGAGGCGATCTGCCAAGAGAAAGCGGGAGCCGTCGTTTATCTCCCGCAGGAGGGACGCGGAATTGGATTGATTCCCAAACTCAAAGCATATGTACTGCAAGATGAGGGCCTTGATACTGTAGAAGCAAATCTTCAGTTAGGGTTCAAAGCGGATAGCCGAGACTTCACCGTGGGAGTCCAGATCTTAAAAGATTTGGGACTTACCAAAGTACGCTTGCTGACCAATAACCCCAAAAAAACAGACTCAGACGTTTATACAGGCTTCGATTTGGAAGTCGTAGAACAAGTACCGATCGTAGCGCCACCTCATAAAGACCGTGAGTTCTACCTGCAGACCAAACGCGATAAAATGGGACACATTCTGCCGACCACTCCCGCTGATTGAATTCATGCAGAAGAGAAACGGCTCGCGGAGAGAAAATTAATAGGGTGTCTGGTCGTACCTTGCGTTACTAAATCGGCCAGTATTTCTCCGATCACTGAAGCAAACTTGAATCCGTGTCCTGAAAAACCGGCTCCATACACAACCCGGTGATTAAGTGCGTGACGATCAATAATGAAGTGACCATCGGGAGTCCTCGTATACATACACGTTCCATGCCTAATTGGCATTGATTCTAACTCAGACATAACTTCGCTGATAAAACGCGAAATGGAATGCATGTCCGTCTCCAGTAAGTCTCGATTCAAGTTCCCTGGATCAACAACCGTTTCTCCTCCGGTGTGTTCAGCCAGCTTGAGAGTCTCCCCATCAAGGGAAGGAAAGCCATAGAACTCGCCATAGGGCATATCAAAAAAGAAACCTCCCCTTCCCGCATCTAAATCATATACTGGTTGTTTAACCGGATTCCAAAACAGAAGCTTTCGCACTACTTCGAGTGGCAAATTCAGATCCTGCAGATAGGTACTACTCCACGCTCCTGCTGTCACGATCACAGCAGAAGCAGAATATTGTTGAGCGTCAGTCGTCACCTCAATCGATTCATCATGAATTGAAACGGAGTGTATTTTCTCATCGAGACAAACTTGAGCGCCCTGCTCTATCGCACACTCAATATGAGTACGCACGCATTCTTCCACATACAGTAATCCAGCTTCGGATTCATAAGTGACTTCAAAATCATGGGGAATTTGAAATCCTGGAAAACGCTCGACAGCATCTTCTGAAGAAACTTTCTCAACGGCAACATCATACGATCGGGCAGCCTCATGCACACCTCGAATCACTTGGCCATCCGGTGGGCCCGCTACCATTAAGCCGCAGGGATTGAAAAGCGATTTTCCCGAGGCCTGCTCCAGTTCACGCCACAATTCGTACGCACGCTCAAGTAAAGGAATATAATTGGGATGCTCGAAATAAGCCTTGCGAATGATGCGCGTCTCACCATGAGAACTTCCACAATCATGGGCCACTCCAAACTGCTCAATTCCCAGCACATTCAAACCGCGTCGTGCGAGATGATATAACGCACTACTGCCCATACCACCTAAGCCAAGAACCAGATAGTCAACATGAATCGCCATGGAACAAGCTTACTCTTTCCTAATTGTATCAACACATACAAAGATGATTTGCCTCAAACAAATTCGGACCTTAATTTAACTTTTGAGATTGTTGATTTCGTTTTTTTGCATCTTCGATGATTTTTTTCTGGGCTGCTTTTAAACGTTCTGGCCATTTAAAATGCTTTGCTTTCACAGGATCATACCCTTCTAAATGATCCTTGAGTCTTAGCAGAGGTTTACTGTAAACCAGCTTCGTCTCGCCAAAAACCTCTTTGCATAAAGCAGCCAAATCTGGATCATAGGCAACTAATTCTTCTCGCGTATTGACATGATTATGGTCCAAATCATTTTCGCGATTATTATTGAACCAGGATTGTACGCCTTCCGCAAAATACTCCATCCGGTTTACCGAAGGATATTTTCCTTTCCATAATCCTGCTTTCATCGCTTGTTGATACACTTTTTCTAGGCGCTCATCAAACGTCGGATCAACCTGATTCAGACCTCTTAAATGAATGTTATGTGCAAACTCATGAATTAAGATGCATTCCGCTGCATACGGGTCACCGGGAAATGCGAGCAAATTTTCTTCTCCACATGAACAAACAGGATCTGTAGCAGAGCCTCCCAAGCCCCGCGCACGCACGTCCCAATAATCCTTGGGTTTAAGGTGTGCATACTCCGGAATGTCGGTTGTAAAAGCATTACAGGGGATCACAATAAATCGTGAGCCGCTTTCAATCATTGCTTTACGGATATCTGGCCGATGGGCGAGCATGATATCGATAAGCCAGGCTGCTTCTTTCAACGCATAATCGTTCACTTGGTCAAAAGCAACAACCGGATAACCACTCGCACTTACATATTTGGTATATGCCTTGGGTAGCTTCAATGCATCAGGTGGAATAGTAACACGATATTCTTTTGCATGTATGAAAGCCGGAATAAGTAACGACACGAGCAAAAAAAGAACACGCTTCACCTTGAATCTCCTCGAAATGATTGATCAACACGAATCTCTATCTTGACCAGATTACTCTGTATGATCAAGGTTTTATTCGAATTACTATCACAGCTGGATTTAATCCAAGAGTATATGATAAAAAATTACCGGGTGTTCGGAAAAAGACAGTCAACCTACCCCACATACACACTGACCATCAAATTTGAACACCCGGTAATTAATGACATGACAGAAAACCATCATAAAGATGATCATTTTCTGTTAAAAGATCTGAAACAGCATCGCACGGCTTGCCACTTCACGTTCACAACCCATACAAGCCAAGCTTGTTGCTACAGAATCTGTTTCCGTCAAACTCCTTTCTTTACTCACTGCCGGGCAGGCAAATTGCGCTTCCCAGCTTTAATCTGTCCATTTCCAAACCGAAATGATTTGAAAATCCCCCCTGGGCAGATAGATCGTCAGCAGCGGTTATCTACTCTTAGTGTATTTAACAAACCAACCGGGCTGCTTCTGCAACGGAAAGTACTCCGATCGACGTTGAGCCGGGAAGAGAATCGCCGTCCCGATTATCCTCCCGGCTCTTATGCACTGGTTTACTTTCTGCTTCCAGTTCTTCCTCGAATAATTCACCTCTAACAACGCGGAGGTGATCTGGAGCATCAACGCCAATTTTGATGGAGCCTTTTCCTGTACGAATCACTTTTACCAGAATCTCATCTCCAATTCGGATTTCCTCAGTCAACTTCCGTGTCAAAACCAGCATGATCACTACTCCTTTATCATTAGATCCAAGCCCAGATGCATAATTAGTTTACTTTTGTCCAAAATTGCCTGTCCACAAGCAATCTGTTGGTCATCTGCAAATACTTAATGCGATTAGTGTGCCAATACAGTTTCTATCCAGACATATTTCCCTTAAGATATTTACTAGAAAATACTTAAGACATTTTCATTAGTTTTGTATTTCGTTCAAACCACAGTCCTTTTTTCAATAATCTGTTCCCAATAGTACAATTTTCAATTGGGTAACATTTTCAGGTCACGATTTTCATCTTTTCCAAGGGTAGGAAGCGATAAGAGTACGGCTTCGGTTGCATTATGGGACTCGGCAAATATACTATTGGGTTCCTTTAAAGGATCGAGCCTTAAAACTGCGATCAACTTACGTCAAGTAGTCTCAGCAAATGCTGAGTTTTTTAGAACCCACTAGATAGTCAAAGAGTTTAAAAATGGGTCAAAAGTGTGATTCCTGTGGCAAGACTCCTGTAGTCGGTAATCGAGTTCGCCAACGTGGTAAGTACAAATACCTGGGCGGTAACGGTCGTCAGACAACGGGTATTTCCAAACGAGTTTTCAAGCCAAACTTGCAAAAAATCCGTGTTCAAGTCGGAGGTAGTGTTAAAACACTACGTGTTTGTGCCCAATGCATTCGATCTGGTAGAGTTACCAAAGCCGTTGCTAGAAAACCGTTTACGCTACCAACTAAATAGTATTAGTCTCGCTCTAAAGTAGAACAAACGATGAGCACTCAACTCTCCGAGGATGATGTACTTAAAGTTGCTTCACTTTCCCGACTAAAACTCTCCGAGACGGAAGTTCATACTCTGGGGAAACAGATGGAGTCCGTGTTGAAGTATATCGACATGCTAAACGAGTTGGATACCGAATCCATCGAGCCCATGGCTCACGCGATTGAGATTTCCAATGTCTTTCGCAATGATCAACTGCAAGAAAGCCTGCCACGAGACAAAGCGCTCTCTAATGCGCCTCAAACGGATGGAAATTACTTCCTCGTTCCCGCAATTCTCTAGTTGTCCGGCGTTTTAACAATTGCTTACCTGAAAGCAAAAAATTCCAAGGCCCGGCTTGATCACAAGTCGGGCCTTTAAAACTAAAAGGGAGACTCGACATTCCATGTCCAACATGTCAATGACCGCAAGTAAATTGCTTGCGAAAATGAGTTCAGGTGAAATCAGTAGTGAAGAAATCACTTCTGCCTGTTTGAATGAAATCGCCCACCGAGACGACAACATCAACGCCTTTCTCTCTGTCCAGCAGGAATCTGCATTAGAAAAAGCGCGAGAAGTCGATCAAAAACGAAAAGCGGGAAAGCCGCTGGGAAAGCTGGCAGGCATCCCTGTTGCACTCAAAGACAATATCTGTACCGAAGGCGTGAACACAACCTGCGCCAGTAAAATGCTTGAGAATTTCGTCCCGCCTTATGATGCCCATATTGTTGAACGGCTGAAAGCGGCTGACGCAGTCTTGATTGGCAAAACCAATCAGGATGAATTTGCCATGGGTTCGTCAACCGAAAATTCAGCGTTCAAGACCACAACCAACCCCTGGAATACTGCCCACGCCGCCGGTGGTTCAAGTGGAGGCTCAGCAGCAGCAGTAGCCGCTGGTTTTGCCCCGCTGGCATTAGGCAGTGATACAGGTGGATCTATTCGTCAACCAGCCAGCTTTTGTGGCGTTGTTGGTTTGAAGCCTACTTATGGCCGCGTTTCTCGTTATGGATTAATTGCATTTGCCAGTTCTCTCGATCAAATTGGCCCTTTTGCCATAGATGTCACTGATGCCGCACTAATGATGGAAATTATCGCAGGTAAAGACCACCGTGATACAACGAGCCTTGATGCAGCAGTTCCTGAATTTACATCAAAGTTAGAACAACCACTCGAAAATCTCAAAGTCGGATATGTCGAACACCTACAGGAAGAAGGGCTTCACGACGAAGTCAAAGAGGCGACTCTCCGCGCACTGGATGTTTATAAATCTTTGGGAGCAGAACTGGTCCCTATTGAGTTGCCGCACGCTAAATACTGTGTTGCCACTTATTACATTATCGCTCCTTCCGAAGCCTCCAGTAATCTTGCCCGTTACGATGGTGTGCATTACGGTTATCGTGCTGATCATTTTGAAAATATGATTGATATGTATGCGGCAAGCCGCGGGGAAGCATTTGGTGATGAAGTCAAACGCCGTATTATGCTGGGGACTTATTCACTCTCATCCGGTTACTACGATGCCTATTACCTCAAAGCATTGAAGGTCAGGCGATTGATTCGAAATGATTTTGAGCAGGCGTTTCAATCAGTTGATATCATCGCTTCGCCGGTAACACCCACTCCTGCTTTTGCTATCGGCGAACATGTAGATGACCCGTTGGCAATGTATCTGGCTGATATTTTTACAACCAGCGCTAATCTTTCTGGTATCCCAGGAATCTCAATTCCTGCCGGTTTTAGTGAAAATAAATTGCCGATCGGCTTACAATTATTGGCACCTCCACTGGAAGAAGAAAGACTCCTACGTGCCG
This window encodes:
- the ribA gene encoding GTP cyclohydrolase II; the protein is MSDSENSSPQVPNIQLVFEQLRAGKPVIVTDSTERENEGDFIVAAESITPQIVKFLLRYGSGELCVSLPEEVAERLQLNPIVGPDENTAPNQTQFLIPVDHKDSGSGVSAEFRALTIRALSDEHSQASDFVRPGHIHPLLAKQGGILRRAGHTEATGDLLQMAGLKPVGVLIEILSQKGFGMADADELREISDQFDIPIISTAEVIRHRYISEKLVHREVEVPIKTKKYGTVQVIGYSVEHESQQPVALVWGNLSATEAPLVRMHSSCFTGDLLDSLRCDCGDQLHMAMEAICQEKAGAVVYLPQEGRGIGLIPKLKAYVLQDEGLDTVEANLQLGFKADSRDFTVGVQILKDLGLTKVRLLTNNPKKTDSDVYTGFDLEVVEQVPIVAPPHKDREFYLQTKRDKMGHILPTTPAD
- the solA gene encoding N-methyl-L-tryptophan oxidase, giving the protein MAIHVDYLVLGLGGMGSSALYHLARRGLNVLGIEQFGVAHDCGSSHGETRIIRKAYFEHPNYIPLLERAYELWRELEQASGKSLFNPCGLMVAGPPDGQVIRGVHEAARSYDVAVEKVSSEDAVERFPGFQIPHDFEVTYESEAGLLYVEECVRTHIECAIEQGAQVCLDEKIHSVSIHDESIEVTTDAQQYSASAVIVTAGAWSSTYLQDLNLPLEVVRKLLFWNPVKQPVYDLDAGRGGFFFDMPYGEFYGFPSLDGETLKLAEHTGGETVVDPGNLNRDLLETDMHSISRFISEVMSELESMPIRHGTCMYTRTPDGHFIIDRHALNHRVVYGAGFSGHGFKFASVIGEILADLVTQGTTRHPINFLSASRFSSA
- a CDS encoding carbon storage regulator, with protein sequence MLVLTRKLTEEIRIGDEILVKVIRTGKGSIKIGVDAPDHLRVVRGELFEEELEAESKPVHKSREDNRDGDSLPGSTSIGVLSVAEAARLVC
- the rpmB gene encoding 50S ribosomal protein L28 → MGQKCDSCGKTPVVGNRVRQRGKYKYLGGNGRQTTGISKRVFKPNLQKIRVQVGGSVKTLRVCAQCIRSGRVTKAVARKPFTLPTK
- the gatC gene encoding Asp-tRNA(Asn)/Glu-tRNA(Gln) amidotransferase subunit GatC; the encoded protein is MSTQLSEDDVLKVASLSRLKLSETEVHTLGKQMESVLKYIDMLNELDTESIEPMAHAIEISNVFRNDQLQESLPRDKALSNAPQTDGNYFLVPAIL
- the gatA gene encoding Asp-tRNA(Asn)/Glu-tRNA(Gln) amidotransferase subunit GatA yields the protein MSNMSMTASKLLAKMSSGEISSEEITSACLNEIAHRDDNINAFLSVQQESALEKAREVDQKRKAGKPLGKLAGIPVALKDNICTEGVNTTCASKMLENFVPPYDAHIVERLKAADAVLIGKTNQDEFAMGSSTENSAFKTTTNPWNTAHAAGGSSGGSAAAVAAGFAPLALGSDTGGSIRQPASFCGVVGLKPTYGRVSRYGLIAFASSLDQIGPFAIDVTDAALMMEIIAGKDHRDTTSLDAAVPEFTSKLEQPLENLKVGYVEHLQEEGLHDEVKEATLRALDVYKSLGAELVPIELPHAKYCVATYYIIAPSEASSNLARYDGVHYGYRADHFENMIDMYAASRGEAFGDEVKRRIMLGTYSLSSGYYDAYYLKALKVRRLIRNDFEQAFQSVDIIASPVTPTPAFAIGEHVDDPLAMYLADIFTTSANLSGIPGISIPAGFSENKLPIGLQLLAPPLEEERLLRAARMFERETEWHLKHPE